A genome region from Hymenobacter tibetensis includes the following:
- a CDS encoding SPASM domain-containing protein, giving the protein MASLLTDALNFLSKATPRRVWNSTQVVGGYALSKLTGKARHWGLPVALSFEPTTSCNLRCPECPSGLRSFTRPTGMLPDDLFRKTIDEVASRLWYLIFYFQGEPYLHPNFLDLVNYASRKGIYTATSTNAHYLNDTNARRTVESGLDRLIISLDGTTQEVYQQYRVGGKIDKVLEGTRNLLRWRKELKSSTPRVVFQFLVVRPNEHQMEDARQLAREMGVDDVWFKTAQIYDYQNGSPLIPTIDYYSRYENTGNGTWQIKNRLLNHCWKMWHSCVITWDGLVVPCCFDKDAEYRLGDLQTQSFRQLWHGPKYQSFRASLLKGRDQIEMCRNCTQGTKVWG; this is encoded by the coding sequence ATGGCCTCCCTGCTCACTGATGCGTTGAATTTCTTGTCGAAAGCCACCCCACGCCGGGTGTGGAATTCCACGCAGGTGGTAGGCGGCTACGCGCTGAGCAAGCTAACCGGCAAAGCACGGCATTGGGGGCTGCCAGTGGCGCTGTCGTTCGAGCCCACCACGAGCTGCAACCTGCGCTGCCCGGAGTGCCCAAGCGGCTTGCGCTCCTTCACGCGCCCCACCGGCATGCTGCCCGACGACTTGTTTCGGAAGACAATAGACGAGGTGGCCTCGCGGCTGTGGTACTTGATTTTCTATTTCCAGGGCGAGCCGTATCTGCACCCCAACTTCCTGGATTTGGTGAACTATGCTTCCCGCAAGGGCATTTACACCGCTACCAGCACCAACGCCCACTACCTCAACGACACCAATGCCCGCCGCACTGTGGAAAGCGGGCTGGACCGGTTGATTATTTCGCTGGACGGTACCACCCAAGAGGTGTACCAGCAGTACCGCGTGGGTGGCAAAATCGACAAGGTGTTGGAAGGCACCCGCAACCTGCTCCGGTGGCGCAAGGAGTTGAAATCCAGCACGCCCCGGGTGGTGTTTCAGTTTCTGGTAGTTAGGCCCAACGAGCACCAGATGGAAGATGCCCGTCAACTAGCCCGCGAGATGGGAGTGGACGATGTGTGGTTTAAAACCGCCCAGATCTACGACTACCAAAACGGCTCCCCGCTTATTCCCACCATCGACTACTACTCGCGCTACGAGAACACCGGCAACGGCACCTGGCAAATCAAGAACCGGCTGCTCAACCACTGCTGGAAAATGTGGCACAGCTGCGTTATCACCTGGGACGGCCTCGTGGTGCCTTGCTGCTTCGACAAAGACGCCGAGTACCGCCTCGGTGACCTGCAAACCCAATCCTTCCGCCAGCTCTGGCACGGCCCCAAGTACCAAAGCTTCCGCGCCTCCCTGCTCAAAGGCCGCGACCAGATAGAAATGTGTCGTAACTGCACCCAAGGCACCAAGGTGTGGGGCTGA